The following coding sequences lie in one Leptospira inadai serovar Lyme str. 10 genomic window:
- a CDS encoding chemotaxis protein CheW yields MEVDLKALLHDFLAESTDLLDSAEETALSLKKEFNPEYVNTLFRAIHTIKGNSGIFEFPAISSLSHSLENLLNHWRRSNSPPGEHEISIILECLDELRLLLSDVDLYKNRNEEHIISRIDSELSDSNSTSREIFGFFPKNSTVSVNGNSTVSPLVNRGSKVVIPKKYLERAKSENLSLYIVRFNSLNDRTLSLHKEGGLFRSLEGKALVLQSYLSEPSPSGPNRNGTQEIHHLVLLSRLTQREIDEECAYFGSVKSVQIIFQKQEENKRAIINEAFSESGGVREIEINGVKPQTELTDNYLRIPLNLLDHLINLAGETIIVRNQLLQKMEAIQEHSLLSTVRNLSQLITLSQESIMRTRLQRLETFFKKIPRLVHDLERTTNKEIELHLEGGDVELDKTIIDTISDPITHMIRNSADHGLEFPQERILAGKPRKGRIYISAALRGGNVILQVRDDGKGFNYDRIREKAIEKGLLTIDEIHRKTEVELAELVFVPGFSTSETVSSTSGRGVGMDVVKMNLQKAGGSVAISSITGSGTTITATIPQTLSILNCQMVRAGNMLFAIPQQNITELLLLDPKAVSTVENKQVYLLRGHLLPIIDLDEMLDLPKDDTTKNKYIVAVHTERHAFGLLITEIENPEEIVVKPLSKALSTLNLYTGAAILGDGNLALILDISGIAKFLKLQNASMEDRIYDSIGDRNSQKHYLLFTVRNQLFGIDSKDVQRLEIFDPKKTERILDREIIQYREEVVELCRLENYFSLSKSETKTGNVMILFRINGIKKGLVVNEIHNVVDEIPSFTKSEDGEKGIIGSGILSGETIIIIAPTVLLSELSTSLLSAAKEAEVEL; encoded by the coding sequence ATGGAAGTTGATTTAAAAGCGTTATTGCACGATTTCCTAGCCGAATCGACGGATTTACTCGATTCGGCGGAAGAAACCGCCCTTTCTTTGAAAAAAGAATTCAATCCGGAATATGTCAATACCCTATTCCGAGCGATACATACGATCAAAGGCAATTCCGGAATATTCGAATTCCCAGCTATTTCCTCACTCTCTCATTCGCTGGAAAATCTACTGAATCATTGGAGAAGATCGAATTCCCCTCCGGGAGAACATGAAATTTCTATTATATTAGAATGTCTTGACGAACTTAGGCTTTTATTAAGCGATGTCGATCTCTATAAAAATAGGAACGAAGAACATATCATTTCCCGAATCGATTCCGAATTATCCGATTCGAATTCGACATCGAGAGAAATTTTCGGGTTTTTTCCGAAGAACTCTACGGTCTCGGTTAACGGGAACTCCACTGTTTCCCCTCTCGTAAACCGAGGATCGAAAGTAGTAATTCCCAAGAAATATTTAGAGCGAGCGAAATCGGAAAATTTATCACTCTATATTGTTAGATTCAATTCGCTTAATGATAGAACGTTATCTCTACACAAAGAAGGCGGCTTATTTCGATCTCTGGAAGGAAAAGCCTTAGTGTTACAATCATATTTGTCCGAGCCGTCGCCATCCGGGCCAAACCGCAACGGAACACAAGAAATCCATCATCTTGTACTTTTGAGCCGATTGACCCAAAGAGAAATCGACGAAGAGTGCGCTTATTTCGGTTCCGTAAAATCCGTCCAAATTATTTTTCAGAAGCAGGAGGAAAACAAGCGCGCAATTATTAACGAAGCGTTTTCGGAATCCGGCGGCGTTAGAGAAATTGAGATAAATGGAGTTAAACCTCAAACGGAACTTACTGATAACTATTTAAGAATTCCTTTAAATCTTCTGGATCACCTGATTAATTTAGCCGGCGAGACGATCATAGTACGAAACCAATTATTACAAAAAATGGAAGCCATCCAGGAACATTCTCTACTCTCGACGGTAAGGAACCTAAGTCAATTAATCACACTTTCGCAGGAAAGTATCATGAGGACTCGGCTACAAAGACTGGAAACCTTCTTTAAAAAAATTCCAAGGCTCGTTCACGATCTGGAAAGAACGACCAATAAGGAGATCGAACTGCATCTAGAGGGCGGCGACGTCGAATTGGATAAAACGATCATCGATACTATCTCGGATCCGATTACTCATATGATCCGTAATTCGGCGGACCATGGCTTGGAATTTCCCCAAGAAAGGATTTTAGCAGGCAAGCCTAGAAAAGGAAGGATCTATATTTCGGCGGCGTTAAGAGGTGGGAATGTCATTCTACAAGTTCGAGACGACGGAAAAGGATTTAACTACGATCGTATTCGTGAAAAGGCGATAGAGAAAGGTTTATTAACGATCGATGAAATACATCGTAAAACGGAAGTTGAACTCGCCGAATTAGTCTTCGTTCCGGGCTTTAGCACTTCGGAAACCGTTTCTTCCACTTCCGGTCGAGGTGTCGGAATGGATGTCGTTAAGATGAACTTGCAGAAGGCGGGAGGGTCGGTGGCGATTTCGTCCATAACCGGGTCCGGAACTACAATCACCGCAACAATACCTCAAACTCTTTCCATTCTAAACTGCCAGATGGTTAGGGCAGGCAATATGTTGTTCGCGATTCCTCAACAAAATATTACCGAACTATTACTTCTGGATCCTAAGGCCGTTTCTACCGTAGAGAATAAACAAGTCTATCTTCTGCGCGGTCATCTATTGCCGATTATAGACCTGGACGAGATGTTAGACCTTCCGAAGGACGATACGACAAAGAACAAATATATAGTAGCCGTTCATACGGAAAGACACGCGTTCGGACTGCTTATCACGGAGATAGAAAACCCGGAAGAAATAGTGGTAAAGCCGCTTTCCAAAGCTCTATCCACGCTGAACTTATATACCGGAGCTGCGATTCTAGGCGACGGAAACCTGGCGTTGATCCTGGATATTTCCGGCATTGCAAAATTCCTTAAATTACAAAACGCCTCGATGGAAGATCGCATCTACGATTCTATCGGGGACAGAAATTCACAAAAACATTATTTATTGTTCACCGTACGTAATCAACTTTTCGGAATAGATAGCAAGGATGTGCAAAGGCTCGAAATATTCGATCCGAAAAAGACCGAACGTATCCTAGATAGGGAAATCATTCAGTACCGAGAAGAAGTCGTGGAACTATGCAGATTGGAAAATTACTTCAGTCTATCAAAATCGGAAACAAAGACGGGAAACGTCATGATCCTCTTTCGAATCAACGGAATCAAGAAAGGTCTTGTCGTTAACGAAATTCACAACGTCGTCGACGAAATACCGTCGTTCACAAAAAGCGAAGACGGCGAAAAAGGGATAATCGGAAGCGGAATTCTTTCCGGCGAAACCATCATAATAATAGCTCCGACCGTGCTATTATCCGAATTATCGACATCGCTTTTGTCCGCCGCAAAAGAAGCGGAAGTCGAGCTGTAA
- a CDS encoding acyl-CoA carboxylase subunit beta translates to MSEPTYSMENPFQSKSGTDIESSTGIYEEANAMGKELLEKPLQGGGTDRILVQHSKSRMTVWERIKVLTESEPNILYQNWGKNLDGASLVTGILNINGRDAAVYGHDFTLRAGSMDATNGSKLARLIYTAGEHGIPLIGMNDSAGAYVPAGVGGLDGYSEAFTALRKISGVVPSIMLMFGFNAGGGSYLPRQGSFMIQSEHTFFGLTGPGVVKSVLGEDISADDLGGPKVHGQSGVVDLVTNDELGSLRTSLRLLSYLPDNNYSFAPFHSTSDPTDRFIYEEEILFRKTFNSPTGMNTPFDITLYIQNICDHGQYFEIQPQRSRNLITAFGRIGGHVVGFVANNSAVSSGQIDIGAARKGTRFIRFCNVYNIPVIFLEDTTGFLPGKDQEHHGIVLEGRKLLDSIIDLRTPRLTLIIRNAFGGAYASFNSYHTGASMVFALPTARIAVMGPAGKDYVYKDEMAAIHKEFQENIKKGILEKEASVIRDKKFQILSQQYEKELMNPKEALSLGSVSRIVLPGTTRSILFQNLDYLVRHYKPAPMSGPQREFE, encoded by the coding sequence ATGTCGGAACCAACCTACTCTATGGAAAATCCCTTCCAAAGCAAATCAGGAACGGATATCGAATCTTCTACGGGCATCTATGAAGAAGCCAATGCCATGGGCAAGGAGCTACTAGAAAAGCCTCTTCAGGGAGGCGGCACTGATCGAATTCTAGTACAGCACTCCAAATCCAGAATGACCGTCTGGGAAAGGATCAAGGTCCTGACCGAATCGGAACCGAATATACTTTACCAAAACTGGGGAAAGAATCTAGACGGAGCTTCTCTCGTTACCGGGATTCTTAATATTAACGGAAGGGACGCGGCCGTTTACGGTCACGATTTTACGCTTCGCGCCGGTTCAATGGATGCTACTAACGGTAGCAAATTAGCGAGATTAATTTATACGGCAGGCGAGCATGGCATTCCTTTAATCGGGATGAACGATTCCGCAGGCGCTTATGTTCCCGCGGGAGTGGGAGGTCTGGACGGTTACTCCGAAGCATTTACTGCGCTGCGGAAAATTAGCGGTGTGGTTCCGAGTATCATGCTTATGTTCGGATTTAATGCAGGAGGAGGATCTTATCTTCCGCGCCAAGGCTCTTTTATGATCCAATCCGAACATACGTTCTTCGGGCTTACCGGTCCGGGAGTCGTAAAATCGGTATTAGGAGAGGATATTTCCGCGGATGATCTGGGCGGACCTAAAGTGCATGGTCAAAGTGGGGTCGTGGATCTTGTAACCAACGACGAGCTCGGTTCTTTACGTACATCTCTCCGTCTTCTATCTTATCTGCCGGATAATAACTATAGCTTTGCGCCCTTTCATTCCACATCGGATCCGACGGATCGCTTTATTTACGAAGAAGAAATCCTATTTCGAAAAACGTTCAATTCTCCGACAGGAATGAATACCCCGTTCGATATCACCCTTTATATCCAAAATATCTGCGACCATGGGCAATACTTCGAAATTCAACCGCAACGTTCTAGAAACCTAATCACCGCGTTCGGAAGAATCGGAGGTCATGTCGTAGGCTTTGTCGCGAACAATTCGGCGGTATCTTCCGGCCAAATCGATATCGGTGCCGCCAGAAAGGGAACTCGATTTATACGCTTTTGCAACGTATATAATATTCCCGTAATATTCCTGGAGGATACCACCGGTTTCTTACCGGGAAAAGACCAAGAGCATCACGGGATCGTTTTAGAAGGACGAAAGCTCCTGGATTCGATTATCGACCTTCGCACACCTCGATTAACGTTGATTATTCGAAATGCCTTCGGCGGAGCGTATGCCTCCTTTAATTCATATCATACCGGGGCCAGTATGGTATTCGCATTGCCGACCGCGAGAATTGCGGTCATGGGCCCCGCCGGGAAGGACTATGTTTATAAGGACGAGATGGCCGCCATCCATAAGGAATTCCAAGAAAATATAAAGAAAGGCATCCTCGAAAAGGAAGCGTCGGTTATCCGCGATAAAAAATTCCAGATTTTATCGCAGCAGTATGAGAAGGAACTCATGAATCCTAAAGAAGCGTTATCTTTAGGTTCGGTCTCCCGTATCGTTCTGCCCGGAACCACAAGAAGTATTTTATTCCAAAATCTAGACTATCTAGTTCGCCACTATAAACCGGCCCCTATGTCAGGGCCGCAAAGGGAGTTCGAATAA
- a CDS encoding STAS domain-containing protein: MELTVEIKGNSRVVHLIGNMDVHNTHKIEQAFMEHINKAKESNIVLDMSNVEFVSSAGLRVIVASLRVCKEREIQLKLAALRPAVRKVFEIIDMDSLFKIYDTVDSSLQ; encoded by the coding sequence ATGGAGCTTACGGTAGAAATAAAAGGGAATTCGCGCGTCGTCCATCTAATCGGGAATATGGATGTCCATAATACCCATAAGATCGAGCAAGCGTTTATGGAACATATTAACAAAGCCAAAGAATCGAATATCGTTCTCGACATGTCGAATGTTGAATTCGTTTCTTCCGCAGGGTTAAGAGTCATTGTCGCGTCTCTTCGAGTTTGCAAAGAAAGGGAAATTCAGCTTAAATTGGCCGCTTTGAGACCTGCAGTCCGCAAAGTTTTTGAGATCATCGATATGGATTCCCTTTTCAAAATCTACGATACGGTGGATTCATCCTTACAATAA
- a CDS encoding biotin/lipoyl-containing protein, with protein MIDYQNRRIKFHESSSPWIRSFTLESIKCLIVCRGPVRKEAMEIFDLIGIREYGILLSEKDSVVYPMSLAPELRGFRFPSNIHRVPDYMGSGAEEKATRIKQIISVAKDNQYTHIFAGYGFMAEDAEFIEAIETNGIIFMGPSAHVAHQAGSKDEAKKLARKLNVSVTPGVDTISATCLLKKAKDASSMEALAKQKGISFSYDSSKSAEENTEALLYEGYDKIVELVTIAELQAQAEIECSKIWEKYPSNRIRFKYVGGGGGKGQRVVAKPEEVKSAVQEILSESKVTAPGSNRNFLIELNIEKTRHNEIQLIGNGQWCVALGGRDCSVQMHEQKLLEISLTQELLQKEITAAEKKSPKKAEVLKADLKVLKEMEEQSERFGEAVKLNSVSTFELIVEGTNHFFMEMNTRIQVEHRVTEMAYTLKFFNPENKAEFFVVDSLIEAMALISLHGKRLPKPERTVRNISGAEVRINATNKAIQPHAGGIILNWSKPLPEEIRDDQGISVRNPDTGLFVHYRVAGAYDSNIALLITYGTDREDNLRRLANILRRTELRGQDLQTNLVVHYGLINWILGKDAMFKPSTAFMISYLAAVGALEVLSKDVDLEVAWKKLLASVPADGKKTLSRKLTLLTRPVGDLLSDAHLLAGFLGYHLDFSWKLEKGNVIWLRNPLYVLSDLYTYLNMEGEPHQSPSEKIWDHDEEILKAGLAFYSELEKRTGTKADSNRWEDFFASPKPQAGFDETLWGRSVAAHKGFQIGLELLKLIPNIGNQSGFYTLTMDENMEPVIPEEFRKAETRDALIKVLAPPPKASSDEIVSPMGGMFYSKESPDLPPMIKEGDHFKVGQSLFIVEVMKMFNKVTAPFSGTIKEIVLQDSDGKIIQKGQTIFKIVPDEVLKVETPQEILERKNKVTLSLF; from the coding sequence ATGATCGACTATCAAAATAGACGTATTAAATTTCACGAATCATCTTCCCCTTGGATCCGCTCATTCACGCTCGAGTCGATCAAATGTTTGATCGTATGTCGAGGTCCCGTGCGAAAGGAAGCGATGGAGATTTTCGATCTGATAGGAATCCGGGAATACGGGATTCTTTTATCCGAAAAGGACTCGGTCGTTTATCCGATGTCTTTGGCTCCGGAATTGAGAGGATTCCGATTTCCTTCCAATATCCACAGAGTCCCCGATTATATGGGAAGCGGGGCGGAAGAGAAAGCGACTCGAATAAAACAAATTATTTCGGTCGCGAAGGATAATCAATACACTCATATATTCGCGGGATACGGCTTTATGGCGGAAGACGCCGAATTCATAGAAGCGATCGAAACGAACGGAATCATTTTCATGGGTCCGTCGGCTCATGTAGCGCACCAGGCCGGTTCTAAGGACGAAGCTAAGAAACTGGCTAGAAAATTAAATGTTTCCGTAACTCCGGGAGTCGATACGATTTCCGCGACCTGCCTTTTAAAAAAAGCAAAAGATGCAAGCTCAATGGAAGCGTTGGCAAAGCAAAAGGGAATTTCTTTTTCCTACGATTCGTCCAAATCTGCGGAAGAAAATACGGAGGCCCTACTATACGAGGGCTATGACAAGATCGTAGAACTTGTCACGATCGCGGAATTGCAAGCTCAGGCAGAAATAGAATGTTCTAAGATTTGGGAAAAATATCCTTCGAATCGGATCCGTTTTAAATATGTAGGCGGCGGTGGCGGTAAAGGGCAGCGGGTCGTTGCTAAGCCCGAGGAAGTAAAATCCGCAGTGCAAGAAATTTTATCCGAATCGAAAGTAACAGCGCCGGGATCGAATAGAAACTTTTTGATCGAATTGAACATCGAGAAAACCCGTCATAATGAAATCCAATTGATCGGGAACGGCCAATGGTGTGTGGCATTAGGCGGAAGAGATTGCTCCGTTCAAATGCACGAGCAGAAGTTACTCGAAATTTCTCTTACCCAGGAGTTATTACAGAAAGAGATCACTGCCGCCGAAAAAAAATCTCCGAAAAAAGCGGAGGTTCTCAAAGCCGATCTGAAAGTTTTAAAAGAGATGGAAGAGCAATCGGAGCGTTTCGGTGAAGCGGTCAAACTCAATAGCGTTTCCACATTCGAGCTAATCGTGGAAGGCACGAATCACTTCTTCATGGAAATGAATACCAGAATTCAGGTGGAACATAGAGTCACCGAGATGGCTTACACCTTGAAGTTCTTCAATCCTGAAAATAAGGCCGAATTTTTCGTAGTGGATAGTTTGATCGAAGCCATGGCATTAATCTCCCTGCATGGAAAGAGATTACCTAAGCCGGAACGCACCGTCAGAAACATCTCCGGAGCGGAAGTGCGCATCAATGCCACGAATAAAGCGATTCAACCTCATGCAGGCGGAATCATCCTGAATTGGTCCAAACCTCTACCGGAGGAAATTCGAGACGACCAAGGGATTTCGGTACGAAATCCGGATACGGGATTATTCGTTCATTACCGGGTAGCCGGAGCCTATGATTCGAACATCGCTTTGTTGATAACGTACGGAACGGATCGTGAGGATAACTTACGCAGATTAGCGAATATTCTCCGTAGGACGGAACTCAGAGGGCAGGATTTGCAGACGAATCTGGTCGTTCATTACGGTTTGATCAATTGGATTCTAGGTAAGGACGCCATGTTCAAACCTTCCACGGCATTTATGATTTCCTATCTAGCGGCGGTAGGGGCGCTGGAAGTATTGTCTAAAGATGTCGACTTGGAAGTCGCTTGGAAAAAATTGCTGGCTTCCGTTCCCGCTGACGGCAAGAAAACCCTTTCTAGAAAACTGACTCTTCTCACTCGTCCGGTCGGCGATTTATTATCGGACGCTCATTTATTGGCGGGATTTCTAGGATACCATTTGGATTTTTCTTGGAAGCTCGAAAAAGGAAACGTAATATGGTTACGAAATCCACTCTATGTTCTTTCCGACCTTTATACTTATTTAAATATGGAAGGCGAGCCTCATCAGTCGCCGTCCGAAAAAATCTGGGATCACGACGAAGAGATTTTGAAAGCAGGTCTGGCATTCTATTCGGAGCTGGAAAAAAGGACTGGAACAAAGGCGGATTCCAATCGTTGGGAGGACTTCTTCGCTTCCCCTAAACCCCAAGCGGGATTCGATGAGACGTTGTGGGGCAGGTCCGTTGCTGCGCATAAAGGATTTCAAATCGGTTTAGAACTTTTGAAACTCATTCCGAATATCGGGAATCAATCCGGCTTCTATACTCTTACAATGGACGAAAATATGGAACCGGTTATTCCTGAGGAATTTAGAAAGGCGGAAACGAGGGACGCGCTAATCAAGGTTCTTGCTCCTCCGCCAAAAGCGAGTTCGGATGAAATCGTATCTCCCATGGGCGGAATGTTCTATTCGAAAGAATCTCCCGATCTTCCTCCGATGATCAAAGAAGGAGATCACTTTAAAGTAGGGCAATCGCTCTTTATCGTAGAAGTCATGAAGATGTTCAATAAGGTTACCGCACCGTTCTCCGGCACGATTAAAGAAATAGTTCTGCAGGATAGTGACGGCAAAATCATCCAAAAAGGGCAAACTATCTTCAAGATCGTCCCGGACGAAGTTTTAAAAGTCGAAACTCCTCAAGAAATACTGGAAAGAAAGAATAAGGTAACTCTTTCTTTGTTCTGA
- a CDS encoding SpoIIE family protein phosphatase: MTQIKKQETLLRSRPDGSLSLEEGEGVSAIFDSFLRESMSLTHAEAGAIFSKISHGELRLVSGESTKELVEAGDWAFSTAGKDLLLERGKTPPWTKHRSNSPIIICKLKIDETGSSLPKGAVYAVLVLRGKQTADRFAKTDFELLRTTCRTIGRLLKESYVSGDSSLVTLSLLATTQLVLEAAQAKRQSERFDFLLTEVIRVSGLINSSLDLSQLLEAIMLSSKTVFRTEACSVLLLDETKEYLYFHTVLGEKSEAVTKMKVPVGKGIAGMVVRESKPMIINDAQNDDRVYKEVDRASQFTTRNIMAAPLVANDEVIGVIEAINTVDRESFNSEDLELFLSFSGTSALAIQKTGLLQNLELANRDLRKKVSELESLFELSHAVTQSRNRLGLVRKTIRLVNRELDASISGIFLYSLTKDGHINCAYFDGKSERIDRIPETTIEGSQIHSSIKEGLPILKRDILDHPFPHALDRTYLRGSYIIVPLFLSSGEPYGALTVADRRDKLSYRDSDFKLLQTMASQVTKGFEAFRLRNEMLAKKAIQQEIDITRKIQQNILPSEKVFLSNFDLGILSVPAKDVSGDFYDYYQYSDGQYSFLVADVSGKSLPAALFMAMSSSIIRTLARNHDLTPEEILRQGNELIFEDSHFGMFVTAFFIHYNPSIFTVEYASAGHNDQVWIKEDGSYELIKGQGPPLGVIPTAKYRGGNFRVKPGDIVVLYTDGAVEEKDAQGFEFGLERMIEEIRSRRHLSSQKIVEELYEEIRKFSGSKEPFDDFTVLVLKFNDDYQFYRTFDANTAQIPVFREFIYDTIKVRNLDEAFRDDILLACDEAGTNIVMHGYKDTFLRNPKFDCKIRFTEDSITIVLTDSGTGFDRTRVKDPSIEENLSGKRKGGFGVYLIEKLMDSVDYRIEEGRNILTLRKNFR; this comes from the coding sequence TTGACCCAGATTAAGAAACAGGAGACTCTGCTTCGCAGCCGTCCTGACGGCTCCCTCTCTCTAGAGGAAGGGGAAGGAGTCTCCGCGATCTTCGACAGCTTTTTGCGCGAGTCGATGAGTTTGACTCACGCGGAAGCCGGAGCCATATTTTCCAAAATCAGCCACGGAGAACTTAGATTAGTTTCGGGAGAATCCACGAAAGAATTAGTGGAAGCGGGAGACTGGGCATTTTCAACGGCAGGAAAGGATCTATTACTCGAGAGAGGAAAGACTCCCCCCTGGACAAAACATCGTTCGAATTCTCCGATCATTATCTGCAAATTAAAAATCGATGAAACAGGATCCTCCCTTCCGAAAGGTGCGGTTTACGCCGTCTTGGTTCTTCGAGGAAAGCAAACTGCGGATCGATTTGCAAAAACCGATTTCGAATTATTGCGAACGACATGCAGAACGATAGGAAGACTCCTAAAAGAATCCTACGTTTCTGGTGATTCATCTCTGGTCACTCTATCCCTATTGGCGACCACTCAATTGGTGCTGGAAGCCGCGCAAGCCAAGCGGCAGTCCGAAAGATTCGATTTTCTACTAACCGAGGTGATACGAGTTTCTGGACTGATTAATTCTTCCTTGGATCTCTCTCAATTGTTGGAAGCGATTATGCTTTCCTCCAAGACCGTATTTCGTACGGAAGCTTGCAGCGTTTTACTATTGGACGAAACGAAGGAATACCTATATTTTCATACCGTTTTGGGGGAAAAGAGCGAGGCCGTCACGAAGATGAAGGTTCCGGTCGGCAAGGGGATCGCGGGCATGGTCGTTCGCGAAAGCAAGCCGATGATCATTAACGATGCGCAAAACGACGATCGTGTATATAAGGAGGTGGATCGTGCCTCACAATTTACGACTCGAAATATAATGGCGGCTCCTCTGGTCGCAAACGACGAAGTGATCGGCGTTATCGAAGCCATCAATACGGTCGACCGGGAATCTTTTAACAGTGAAGACTTGGAGTTGTTCTTGAGTTTTTCGGGAACATCGGCTCTGGCGATTCAAAAAACCGGGCTATTGCAGAATCTTGAACTTGCGAACCGGGATTTGCGCAAAAAAGTTTCGGAACTCGAATCTTTATTCGAACTTTCTCATGCAGTAACGCAATCTAGAAATCGTCTGGGCTTGGTCCGCAAAACGATTCGATTGGTAAACCGCGAATTGGATGCTTCCATCTCGGGGATATTTCTTTATAGTCTTACTAAGGACGGGCATATTAATTGCGCCTATTTCGACGGGAAAAGCGAACGAATCGATCGGATTCCGGAAACGACGATTGAGGGCTCTCAAATTCATTCCAGCATAAAAGAAGGATTGCCTATCCTGAAACGGGATATTCTGGATCATCCTTTTCCTCACGCGTTGGATCGTACCTATTTAAGAGGCTCCTATATAATCGTTCCATTATTCTTGTCCAGCGGCGAACCGTACGGCGCTCTGACCGTTGCGGACCGGCGGGATAAACTTTCTTACCGGGATTCCGATTTCAAACTTTTACAAACGATGGCCTCCCAGGTGACGAAGGGGTTCGAAGCATTTCGACTTAGAAACGAAATGTTGGCCAAGAAAGCCATTCAGCAGGAAATCGACATTACTCGAAAAATCCAGCAGAACATTCTTCCGTCCGAAAAAGTATTTCTTTCCAACTTCGATTTGGGAATCCTTTCCGTTCCCGCAAAAGACGTGTCGGGAGATTTTTACGATTACTATCAATACAGCGACGGACAATATTCTTTCTTAGTCGCCGATGTGTCCGGAAAGAGTTTACCCGCAGCCTTATTCATGGCAATGAGCTCCTCGATTATTCGAACGTTGGCCAGAAATCACGATTTGACTCCGGAAGAAATTTTACGCCAAGGGAATGAGCTCATTTTCGAGGATTCTCATTTCGGAATGTTCGTAACCGCATTCTTCATTCATTATAACCCGTCTATCTTTACGGTTGAATACGCTTCCGCAGGTCACAACGATCAAGTATGGATCAAAGAGGACGGCTCTTACGAACTGATTAAAGGGCAGGGACCTCCACTGGGAGTTATTCCCACGGCAAAATACCGCGGAGGTAATTTTAGAGTAAAACCGGGAGATATCGTAGTCCTGTACACGGACGGAGCGGTGGAGGAAAAGGACGCTCAGGGATTCGAATTCGGATTGGAGCGAATGATCGAAGAAATTCGCAGCCGAAGACATTTGTCTTCGCAAAAAATCGTAGAAGAATTATATGAGGAGATCCGTAAATTTTCCGGATCCAAGGAACCGTTCGACGATTTTACCGTCCTCGTTTTGAAATTCAACGACGATTATCAATTTTACAGAACCTTCGATGCAAATACGGCGCAAATTCCGGTATTCAGGGAATTCATTTACGACACGATCAAAGTGCGTAATCTGGACGAGGCTTTCCGCGATGATATCCTACTTGCTTGCGACGAAGCCGGAACGAATATAGTGATGCACGGGTATAAGGATACCTTTCTAAGGAATCCGAAATTCGATTGTAAAATACGCTTCACTGAGGATTCTATCACGATCGTCCTGACTGATTCCGGTACGGGTTTCGATCGAACTCGGGTTAAGGATCCGTCCATCGAGGAAAATCTTTCCGGAAAACGGAAAGGCGGTTTTGGGGTTTACCTGATTGAAAAACTGATGGATTCGGTTGATTACCGGATCGAAGAGGGTAGGAATATTCTTACTCTTAGAAAAAACTTTCGCTAA
- the def gene encoding peptide deformylase, whose protein sequence is MSIRKILKIGDPILRKISEPVHPDELQTKEFKKLIKDMFDTMRHAEGVGLAAPQIGILKQIVVVGTDPKEDYPESSRVPERVILNPEITPLVESVDGNWEGCLSVPGMRGFVERPNKIRVIWMDEKGNRHEEVLQGYEAIVFQHECDHLKGVLYVDRLKSTKLFGFNDSMELTGPILD, encoded by the coding sequence ATGTCCATTCGTAAAATTCTTAAGATAGGCGATCCGATACTTCGTAAAATTAGCGAGCCGGTGCATCCTGACGAACTTCAAACCAAAGAGTTTAAAAAGCTCATTAAAGATATGTTTGATACGATGCGACACGCGGAGGGAGTCGGTCTAGCGGCTCCTCAGATCGGAATTCTTAAACAGATAGTCGTCGTTGGCACGGATCCAAAGGAAGATTATCCGGAAAGTTCCCGAGTTCCCGAGCGGGTGATTCTGAATCCGGAGATTACTCCCTTGGTCGAATCGGTCGACGGAAATTGGGAAGGTTGTCTTTCTGTTCCCGGAATGAGAGGCTTTGTGGAAAGGCCGAATAAAATTCGAGTCATATGGATGGATGAAAAAGGGAACCGGCACGAAGAAGTGTTACAAGGTTATGAAGCCATCGTTTTTCAGCATGAATGCGACCATTTGAAGGGTGTCCTCTACGTAGATCGTCTAAAAAGCACCAAACTTTTTGGTTTTAACGATTCTATGGAATTGACAGGTCCGATCCTAGACTGA